The window GACGCATGGGGGCACCGCCGATTACGATGTGCCGCATGGGTGACGTACTGGCCGGAAATCATGCCGTCTGGGAGTTCGACTCGGACTCGGTGCTCATCCGCTTCGCACGGGGGATCAGAACGCCGAGGCTGCCAAGACTCTTCCACGCCCTCGGCACGCGCCGGATCCCCCTCGAAGCGGTGTCCGCCGTGACCGTGACCGAGGGGAAGCGGGACACCGTGGTGCTCCGCGCCGTCCCGCGGCCCGGCGCGGATCCGCTGATGGAAGCGGCCGCCGGGCAGCTCAAGGATGTCTGCGACCCGTACCGGCTGGTGCTGCCCGGCGACCGGGCGCCGCTCGCCGCCGCCTTCGCCGACGCGCTGCGCTCCCGGCTCGGGCCGGATGCCGACGAGCCGTCCTCCCGCTTCCTCGTCGACGTGCCGCAGCCGCCGCTGCACCTGAAGGCGTACGACGCCAGGGTGGGCTTCGACGGCTCGGCGATCACCTTCCAGTGGTCGCGCACGGGCGCCACCAGCACCAAGTGGAAGGCGGGCGATCAGCGCTATCCGCTGGCCGCTCTCACCGGCGTGGAGTGGTGCTCCCCCCAGGGCCCCGGCGGCCATCTGCGGCTGATGGTGCGGGACACCACCGGTGACCCCCGCCCGGACCACGACCTGTCCGCGGCCGTCTTCCGGGTGGGCTACGGGGCGGTGCACGAGTCGCTGCCGTTCGCCGCGGCCGTCCTGGCCGCCGTGCGCGGCGGCCGTACGCCGGTCGCCGCCGCGGTGCCGCGGGCCCGGTCCGGCGACGACCGGCTGCGGCACCTGAGCGAGCTGCACGCGGCGGGACTGCTCACGGACGCGGAGTACGCGGCGCTGCGGGACCGGTTCGCCGCCGAGTCGCTGTAGCGGACCGGCCGTCCAGCGGCGGGCCGGCCCTCCGCACGGTGGACAGCCCTCCCCACCGCGGACCGGCCCTCCCGCGGCCTCAGCCCTCGCGCACCGTCGAGGTGCTGCTCATGTCCGGGTAGCGGTCCCCGGCGACCTGCGCGGCGATCGGCTCCAGCAGGTCCAGCTCGGGCTGCGTGAGGGTGATCCGGGCCGCCCCGGTGTTCTCGCGCAGCCGGCCCGGCTTGCGGGTGCCCGGGATGGGGACCACGGTCAGCCCGTGGACCTGCGCCCGCTGCTGCACCCAGGCCAGGGCGATCTGGGCCGGGCTCGCCCCGCGCTCCTTCGCGATCTCCCGGACCGGGTCCAGCAGCGCCGCGTTGGTCTTCGCGTTGTCGCCGTTGAAGCGCGGCTGGAAGCGCCGGAAGTCGCC is drawn from Streptomyces sp. NBC_01232 and contains these coding sequences:
- a CDS encoding DUF4429 domain-containing protein, with product MCRMGDVLAGNHAVWEFDSDSVLIRFARGIRTPRLPRLFHALGTRRIPLEAVSAVTVTEGKRDTVVLRAVPRPGADPLMEAAAGQLKDVCDPYRLVLPGDRAPLAAAFADALRSRLGPDADEPSSRFLVDVPQPPLHLKAYDARVGFDGSAITFQWSRTGATSTKWKAGDQRYPLAALTGVEWCSPQGPGGHLRLMVRDTTGDPRPDHDLSAAVFRVGYGAVHESLPFAAAVLAAVRGGRTPVAAAVPRARSGDDRLRHLSELHAAGLLTDAEYAALRDRFAAESL